A stretch of DNA from Artemia franciscana chromosome 6, ASM3288406v1, whole genome shotgun sequence:
gcggccaacgaggcaagtttacatttataagaattttagggacaatcaattctgacagtaaattgaaaatagacttttcgtatgacgtcgtaatcgtaatcggctcTATACATAATAAgctttattggctaagctttttatttactcaatatgtaagccattcaaccagcttcaatgtagtatttttgtcatatttgttggtgcctttttaaACCAGACGGATTATTCCGAAGGAAAGACATCTCTGGATatttgtaatcttgtccgaGGTGGGATACCTTTcctgtactcctaaaaatgggagCTGTTGCTTATGCatacagctttggtaaactgcatgctgtttactttttactattaagtacgtaccagttggctacatcaaatactcaatcaaAAAGCCTATTAAGATCAGATATTCAGCGTACATTTCGATTTGAAATTTCTGCATATGGCTGTTTTCTTCACGtggtttgaattttaaatatggtgatggcatctgtcctgtattccGCACTGTTTATGTACTACTGCCACTGTTAGGTAGTGCTATTCCCTTCCATTAGTTTGTAGCTTTCATGGAggtataaaattgaaattttactttgctttaaaaaaacaagacttggatgacaaaaatgtgtcatttttgtcgattgtgtcattttttattgaaaaatgtgtcattttcgtcgattgtgtcatcatttcaacttaatgtgtcattgtgtcacgcaacatcaaattgtgtcattttgacacaaattatgtcaatttggcagccctgtTTGAGAACTTTGTAAATGTAAATGGCGTAGCTTTCCTTCCTCTTTCGTTTCATTTTCTTATCAGTTTTAGTTATGTTTTTCTGTGCCTTTCCAGCTTTCTTTGCTGCTTTTCCTTAAGTTTTAGGTGCCATGATCAGTGATTCCTTGACAAAATCTAGTTTTCGACTGGATAGTGTTTGTAAAATTCGATCCGGTTTTATACAAGCTACAATTCTcacacaaatttgttttcagagGAACTCAAGCTCTTGGCTCCAGTATAAATAGTTTGCGCTTTTGTTATTCAGAAACAGACAGCCTTGTGAATTTGTGGTGATTGTAGTCAAAGCGAATTTTGTAACCAAGAAATCATGTCAGGAAGAGGAAAGGGTGGAAAAGTGAAAGGAAAGGCAAAGTCTCGTTCAAATAGGGCCGGTCTTCAATTCCCAGTTGGAAGAATCCCCTGTCTTCTGAGAAAGGGCAACTATGCGGAGCGAGTTGGTGCAGGGGCACCCGTATACCTTGCAGCAGTGATGGAGTATTTGGTGGCCGAGGTCCTTGAGCTCGCGGG
This window harbors:
- the LOC136028552 gene encoding histone H2A-like, with translation MSGRGKGGKVKGKAKSRSNRAGLQFPVGRIPCLLRKGNYAERVGAGAPVYLAAVMEYLVAEVLELAGNAARDNKKTRIIPRHLQLAIRNDEELNKLLSGVTIAQGGVLPNIQAVLLPKKTEKPAKA